One Rosa chinensis cultivar Old Blush chromosome 3, RchiOBHm-V2, whole genome shotgun sequence DNA window includes the following coding sequences:
- the LOC112193329 gene encoding E3 ubiquitin-protein ligase APD2 isoform X2 codes for MTLILGVYGSETLELGPNTSTLLQPNSIFVQSIKVEELNVSNPGPVLYGFYSVPPLNSVTTWSETHSASVPADSHKEWIYYLNKGSQISISYSVSSPSTSIFLIIAEGKEGLAQWLEEPTYPNTTLSWNLVHGSGKILQDISTSDNYYISVGNLNYEDVEVQLNFTVNALLYDTSEAYYKCTFTETSCSLKISFPSGNVGVLTSPGPDQGIDNQYVKLSYGPRWATYIIGIGAMTILMLLAFNFLNKFRCNNEDGIRVQHEEFRPERAPLLSYKDDDQSSWGSSYDSASNDEGDLDELMAAGSLDGKSLRDGESNNTRRLCAICFDAPRDCFFLPCGHCVACFECATRIAEAAATCPICRRNIKKVRKIFTV; via the exons ATGACTTTGATTCTGGGAGTGTACGGGTCTGAGACCTTAGAGCTTGGCCCTAATACTTCGACTCTTCTGCAACCTAACTCCATATTTGTGCAGTCTATAAAG GTGGAAGAGCTGAATGTATCAAACCCTGGGCCTGTGCTATATGGTTTCTATAGTGTTCCACCGCTTAATAGTGTGACGACTTGGTCAGAAACACACAGTGCCTCTGTTCCAGCTGATTCTCATAAG GAGTGGATATATTACCTAAATAAGGGGTCTCAAATAAGTATATCGTACAGCGTTTCCTCTCCCAGCACGTCTATTTTTCttataattgctgaag GTAAAGAAGGCCTTGCTCAGTGGCTTGAAGAGCCAACATATCCTAATACTACATTGTCGTGGAACCTCGTTCATG GAAGTGGCAAGATTCTGCAGGACATATCAACGTCTGATAATTACTATATTTCTGTGGGTAACCTGAACTATGAGGATGTGGAG GTGCAATTAAACTTCACGGTGAATGCTTTGTTGTATGATACAAGTGAAGCTTATTACAAGTGTACCTTCACAGAAACGTCCTGCAGTTTGAAAATTTCGTTTCCCAGTGGAAATGTTGGTGTGCTAACATCTCCTGGTCCAGATCAG GGTATAGACAACCAGTATGTAAAACTGTCATATGGACCAAGATGGGCCACATATATTATTGGTATAG GAGCGATGACTATACTTATGTTATTGGCCTTCAACTTCTTGAACAAGTTCCGCTGTAACAATGAAGATGGAATAAGAGTACAGCATGAGGAGTTCAGACCAGAAAGAGCCCCGTTGCTTTCATACAAAGATGATGATCAATCAAGTTGGGGTTCATCTTATGATTCTGCCTCGAACGATGAGGGGGATCTTGACGAACTTATGGCAGCAGGTTCTCTTGATGGAAAGTCACTTAGAGATGGTGAAAGTAACAATACTCGTCGGCTTTGTGCAATTTGTTTTGATGCTCCTAGGGACTGCTTTTTCCTCCCATGCGGGCACTGTGTGGCTTGTTTTGAATGCGCAACAAG GATAGCGGAAGCTGCGGCTACTTGTCCAATTTGTCGGAGGAACATAAAGAAGGTGAGGAAGATTTTTACAGTATAA
- the LOC112193329 gene encoding E3 ubiquitin-protein ligase APD2 isoform X1 translates to MEEPQTSSSSSSSASPSSSTDAVIHRDTTTSGAGASSSSTSQVREEEDDHNQYHHHHNFRHPEPQVNEIGTSYRVGLSGFDETASVIRDDTWSCIIVLLTFWFFVSMTLILGVYGSETLELGPNTSTLLQPNSIFVQSIKVEELNVSNPGPVLYGFYSVPPLNSVTTWSETHSASVPADSHKEWIYYLNKGSQISISYSVSSPSTSIFLIIAEGKEGLAQWLEEPTYPNTTLSWNLVHGSGKILQDISTSDNYYISVGNLNYEDVEVQLNFTVNALLYDTSEAYYKCTFTETSCSLKISFPSGNVGVLTSPGPDQGIDNQYVKLSYGPRWATYIIGIGAMTILMLLAFNFLNKFRCNNEDGIRVQHEEFRPERAPLLSYKDDDQSSWGSSYDSASNDEGDLDELMAAGSLDGKSLRDGESNNTRRLCAICFDAPRDCFFLPCGHCVACFECATRIAEAAATCPICRRNIKKVRKIFTV, encoded by the exons ATGGAAGAGCCTCAgacttcttcttcgtcttcctcctctgcttctccatcttcttctactGATGCTGTCATCCATAGGGACACTACTACTTCCGGCGCCGGCGCCTCGTCTTCCAGCACTTCGCAGGTCCGCGAAGAGGAGGACGATCACAATCagtaccaccaccaccacaatttCCGGCATCCGGAGCCGCAGGTCAACGAAATCGGAACTTCTTACAGAGTCGGCTTATCGGGATTCGATGAGACCGCGTCTGTGATTAGAGATGACACGTGGTCCTGCATCATCGTCCTCCTCACCTTCTGGTTCTTTG TATCTATGACTTTGATTCTGGGAGTGTACGGGTCTGAGACCTTAGAGCTTGGCCCTAATACTTCGACTCTTCTGCAACCTAACTCCATATTTGTGCAGTCTATAAAG GTGGAAGAGCTGAATGTATCAAACCCTGGGCCTGTGCTATATGGTTTCTATAGTGTTCCACCGCTTAATAGTGTGACGACTTGGTCAGAAACACACAGTGCCTCTGTTCCAGCTGATTCTCATAAG GAGTGGATATATTACCTAAATAAGGGGTCTCAAATAAGTATATCGTACAGCGTTTCCTCTCCCAGCACGTCTATTTTTCttataattgctgaag GTAAAGAAGGCCTTGCTCAGTGGCTTGAAGAGCCAACATATCCTAATACTACATTGTCGTGGAACCTCGTTCATG GAAGTGGCAAGATTCTGCAGGACATATCAACGTCTGATAATTACTATATTTCTGTGGGTAACCTGAACTATGAGGATGTGGAG GTGCAATTAAACTTCACGGTGAATGCTTTGTTGTATGATACAAGTGAAGCTTATTACAAGTGTACCTTCACAGAAACGTCCTGCAGTTTGAAAATTTCGTTTCCCAGTGGAAATGTTGGTGTGCTAACATCTCCTGGTCCAGATCAG GGTATAGACAACCAGTATGTAAAACTGTCATATGGACCAAGATGGGCCACATATATTATTGGTATAG GAGCGATGACTATACTTATGTTATTGGCCTTCAACTTCTTGAACAAGTTCCGCTGTAACAATGAAGATGGAATAAGAGTACAGCATGAGGAGTTCAGACCAGAAAGAGCCCCGTTGCTTTCATACAAAGATGATGATCAATCAAGTTGGGGTTCATCTTATGATTCTGCCTCGAACGATGAGGGGGATCTTGACGAACTTATGGCAGCAGGTTCTCTTGATGGAAAGTCACTTAGAGATGGTGAAAGTAACAATACTCGTCGGCTTTGTGCAATTTGTTTTGATGCTCCTAGGGACTGCTTTTTCCTCCCATGCGGGCACTGTGTGGCTTGTTTTGAATGCGCAACAAG GATAGCGGAAGCTGCGGCTACTTGTCCAATTTGTCGGAGGAACATAAAGAAGGTGAGGAAGATTTTTACAGTATAA